The Pseudomonas sp. TH06 genome has a window encoding:
- a CDS encoding HlyD family type I secretion periplasmic adaptor subunit, producing MAGSTLKALRQAWRALRAAPAVLKRSRDEYEFQPGYLEIVERPPAPWARATALLLIASVLLALGWAILGFLDIHASSTGRLMVSSYTKVIQAHEAGEVSAIHVRDGQRVKAGEPLVALNPIGVDAELGELQAQLAFKLLERARAQALLNNDPLGSYQPPAGLNPEQVATARAQLASTWREISANLDSLRAEISINHANQRARSVEIAALGKLASNIRQRLNARRAMAAEQLMPQVELLEQEKEQLEVERSLAQQNAELQVLKAEAQNRVEQRDSFLARTQREQHDLLNSTHQDIAVLEQQLIRGRDRQRLQTLLAPVDGVVQQLAVHTLGGAVQPAQQLLVIVPEGAELDAEVMVLNKDVGFVRAGQPVEVKIDTFPYTRYGTLRGTVSHVSGDAIKDEQQGLVFPARIRLDRAAIAVGQEWLTLQAGMSVTAEIRTGDRRVIDYLLSPIQQYQSEALRER from the coding sequence ATGGCCGGCTCTACACTCAAAGCCCTGCGACAAGCGTGGCGAGCATTACGCGCAGCCCCTGCCGTGCTCAAGCGCAGCAGGGACGAATATGAGTTTCAGCCCGGCTATCTGGAGATCGTCGAGCGGCCACCGGCCCCGTGGGCGCGGGCCACAGCCTTGTTGCTGATAGCGTCGGTCCTGCTGGCATTGGGCTGGGCAATTCTCGGGTTTCTCGATATCCACGCCAGCAGCACCGGCCGGCTGATGGTCTCCAGTTACACCAAAGTGATTCAGGCCCACGAGGCCGGCGAAGTCAGCGCGATCCACGTGCGAGACGGGCAACGCGTCAAAGCCGGCGAGCCTTTGGTGGCGCTGAACCCGATTGGCGTCGATGCCGAGTTGGGCGAGTTGCAGGCCCAGTTGGCCTTCAAGCTGCTGGAGCGGGCGCGGGCGCAGGCGTTATTGAACAACGACCCGCTGGGCAGTTATCAGCCGCCTGCTGGCTTGAATCCAGAGCAGGTGGCGACGGCAAGGGCGCAGCTGGCGAGCACCTGGCGCGAGATCAGCGCCAACCTCGACAGCCTGCGCGCCGAGATCAGTATCAATCACGCCAATCAGCGCGCACGCAGTGTGGAGATTGCCGCCCTGGGGAAACTCGCGAGCAATATTCGCCAACGCTTGAACGCCCGGCGGGCGATGGCGGCGGAGCAACTGATGCCGCAGGTCGAATTGCTTGAGCAGGAAAAAGAACAGTTGGAAGTCGAGCGCTCGCTGGCCCAGCAAAACGCCGAACTCCAGGTGCTCAAGGCTGAGGCACAGAACCGAGTCGAACAACGCGACAGCTTCCTCGCCAGGACCCAGCGCGAGCAGCACGATCTGCTCAACAGTACCCATCAGGACATCGCCGTACTCGAGCAGCAACTGATTCGTGGCCGTGACCGGCAACGCCTGCAAACCTTGCTGGCGCCAGTGGACGGAGTGGTCCAGCAACTGGCGGTGCACACCCTCGGTGGCGCGGTGCAACCGGCCCAGCAACTGCTGGTGATCGTGCCCGAAGGCGCCGAGCTGGATGCCGAGGTCATGGTGCTGAACAAGGACGTCGGCTTTGTCCGCGCCGGGCAACCGGTGGAGGTCAAGATTGATACTTTTCCCTATACCCGCTACGGCACTTTGCGCGGCACTGTCAGCCACGTCTCTGGTGACGCAATCAAGGACGAACAGCAGGGCCTGGTGTTTCCTGCACGCATCCGCCTGGACCGTGCCGCCATCGCCGTAGGTCAGGAATGGCTGACGTTGCAGGCGGGCATGAGTGTCACCGCAGAGATCCGCACCGGCGACCGCCGGGTGATCGACTACTTGCTCAGTCCCATCCAGCAGTATCAATCCGAAGCGTTGCGGGAGCGTTGA
- a CDS encoding type I secretion system permease/ATPase yields MTDAFAVTPDQAPLLLDTGLQALAWAARHFDLNISVAQLSHRLGRIEGTADRLDLCRCAGWVGLRARTVHSTAQRLEHLPLPALLETVHGWAVLNSIEEDQVDIYWPLEDRCQTLPREMLRSVWHGQTLLLAERHTGLKPPAFSIAWFLPSILKHLRQFRSVLLVSLMLQLVALVTPMLFENIIDRVLVSRGLSSLQVLGIALLALAIFEPLYGFIRSWLFSNLASKVNAELSARLYQHLVQLPLGYFQQRQTGEIIARVGEMQQIRQFLTGSALTLVLDLAFCGLFIGVMYSYAPTLTWVVVGSLALYFLFWLCVGPLLRSRALREYELGADNTAFLTEAVTGIETIKTGATEGLFQQQWQRQLAAYVRAAFSTRLVGIWAGQGIGLIQKLTSAILLWWGVTLVMDGQITPGQLVAFNMLAGHVVEPILRLAQVWQDFQHTLISLRRLGDILETECESGSGGLASVPALAGSMSFQGVRFRYDEDGQEILRNLNLDIQPGEFVGITGPSGSGKSTLTRLLQRLYVPQHGRVLVDGIDLAIADPVALRRNMSVVLQESVLFAGSIAENIRLCRPQATDAEVHEAAALAGADEFIQALGQGYDTQVGERGGQLSGGQRQRIALARALLTQPAILLLDEATSALDYESEAAVMANLHRIAQGRTVISVAHRLNTLRHASRILVIDKGQVVEQGSHEQLLDLDGVYARQWALQMKD; encoded by the coding sequence ATGACTGATGCCTTTGCAGTTACGCCCGACCAGGCTCCGCTACTCCTCGATACCGGCTTGCAGGCCCTGGCATGGGCCGCGCGGCACTTTGATCTGAATATCAGCGTGGCGCAGTTGAGTCATCGCCTGGGACGTATTGAAGGTACGGCCGATCGCCTTGATCTGTGCCGCTGCGCCGGCTGGGTCGGCCTGCGGGCGCGCACCGTGCACAGCACGGCCCAGCGTCTGGAACATCTACCGCTACCGGCGCTGCTGGAAACCGTTCACGGCTGGGCAGTGCTCAACAGCATCGAAGAGGACCAGGTCGATATTTACTGGCCACTGGAAGATCGTTGCCAGACGCTACCCCGCGAAATGCTGAGGTCTGTCTGGCACGGCCAGACTCTGCTTTTGGCCGAGCGCCACACGGGCCTGAAGCCTCCGGCATTCAGCATTGCCTGGTTCCTGCCATCGATCCTCAAGCACCTGCGTCAGTTTCGCAGCGTGTTGCTTGTCTCGCTGATGTTGCAACTGGTCGCGCTGGTCACGCCGATGCTGTTCGAGAACATCATCGACCGCGTCCTGGTCAGTCGCGGTCTGTCCAGTTTGCAGGTGCTGGGTATTGCCCTGCTGGCGTTGGCGATATTCGAGCCGCTCTATGGCTTCATACGTTCGTGGTTGTTTTCCAACCTGGCCAGCAAGGTCAATGCCGAACTGTCGGCACGCCTGTATCAGCACTTGGTGCAGTTGCCGTTGGGCTATTTCCAGCAACGCCAGACGGGCGAGATCATCGCTCGCGTCGGTGAGATGCAGCAAATCCGTCAGTTCCTCACTGGCTCGGCGCTGACTCTGGTACTGGACCTGGCGTTCTGCGGGTTGTTTATCGGCGTGATGTACAGCTACGCGCCGACGCTGACCTGGGTGGTCGTCGGCTCCCTTGCGTTGTATTTCCTGTTCTGGTTGTGCGTGGGGCCGTTGCTGCGCAGTCGGGCGCTGCGCGAATACGAGCTGGGTGCTGATAACACGGCTTTTCTGACCGAGGCCGTGACGGGCATCGAGACCATCAAAACCGGCGCCACCGAAGGGTTGTTCCAACAGCAGTGGCAACGCCAGTTGGCCGCTTACGTGCGCGCTGCTTTCTCGACCCGTCTGGTCGGAATCTGGGCGGGGCAGGGCATTGGCCTGATCCAGAAACTCACTTCGGCAATCTTGCTGTGGTGGGGCGTGACCCTGGTGATGGACGGGCAGATAACCCCGGGCCAACTGGTGGCGTTCAATATGCTCGCCGGTCATGTGGTGGAACCGATCCTTCGTCTGGCTCAGGTCTGGCAGGACTTCCAGCACACCCTGATTTCGCTGCGGCGCTTGGGCGACATCCTTGAAACCGAGTGCGAAAGCGGCAGCGGTGGTCTGGCCTCGGTGCCGGCATTGGCGGGGAGCATGAGCTTTCAAGGCGTGCGCTTTCGCTATGACGAAGACGGCCAGGAAATACTGCGCAATCTCAATCTGGACATCCAGCCCGGGGAATTTGTCGGCATCACCGGCCCCTCGGGTTCCGGCAAATCGACCCTGACCCGCTTGTTGCAACGCCTCTATGTGCCACAGCACGGCCGCGTGCTGGTGGATGGCATCGACCTGGCCATCGCCGACCCCGTGGCGCTACGTCGCAACATGAGCGTGGTGCTGCAGGAAAGCGTGCTGTTCGCCGGCAGCATCGCCGAAAACATCCGGCTCTGTCGGCCACAAGCCACGGATGCCGAGGTGCACGAAGCGGCGGCTCTGGCCGGTGCTGATGAGTTTATCCAGGCCCTGGGCCAGGGCTATGACACCCAGGTCGGCGAGCGCGGCGGCCAGCTTTCCGGTGGTCAGCGCCAGCGCATCGCTCTGGCCCGAGCCCTGCTGACCCAGCCGGCCATTCTGTTGCTCGACGAAGCCACCAGCGCTTTGGACTACGAGTCCGAAGCCGCGGTCATGGCTAACCTGCACCGCATCGCCCAGGGCCGCACGGTGATCAGCGTTGCCCATCGCCTCAATACCTTGCGCCACGCCTCGCGAATTCTGGTGATCGACAAAGGCCAGGTGGTGGAGCAGGGCAGTCATGAACAGTTGCTCGACCTGGACGGGGTGTATGCCCGGCAGTGGGCATTGCAGATGAAGGATTGA
- a CDS encoding type I secretion system permease/ATPase produces MERPVASQAEAIMTDSALGCCRLLLQLSQRHEADVEAGRFQTDLRTAVRAYGTANDIDLRLERLSLRKLTPKMLPLAWRNEAGDFAVLARLSETQALIQSPSADTPQVIEREQLAAQWSAQVIRVRQGGLRFDLSWFVPELLRHRRVLGEVLLCSLLLQVLALATPLFFQAVMDKVMVHRALATLDVLVVTLVVVGVFEVLLKGLREYLSAHTANRIDIGLGVKLFRHLLGLPLLYFKQRQVGAIITRVQELDSIREFLTGSLLTLCVDVAFTLVFFAVMAWISWPLTLLVLATLPVYFLLAWASSGPLEKRIERQFQSAARNTAFLNETVSSSETIKSLAVEPRMQRRWEAQTAEMVEAGFASQSLGSAISQSVTLLQKLTAVAVICWGAHKVIGLELTLGQLIAFNMMLSHVSQPLAKLIDVWQQFVQVRVSVDKLGDMLNLPVEQSHGQQRPVAALRGEVRIEQLAFRYRPDLDLVLQNLDLYIAPGQTLGIVGPSGSGKSTLTRLLQKLYVPDAGRILIDGQPLQKLEPGWLRSQIGVVLQENYLFNRSVRQNIALRHPTASLEDVIEAARLAGAHEFILQLPLGYDTVLAEAGSSLSGGQRQRMAIARALMGDPRLLIFDEATSALDDESQALIQDNMARIAEGRTVIIIAHRLSAVRHCQRIIALEQGQISESGSHVELLANGGCYARLWALQQALLKEDA; encoded by the coding sequence ATGGAGCGGCCTGTCGCCAGCCAGGCCGAAGCGATCATGACGGACTCGGCACTCGGCTGTTGCCGACTGTTGTTGCAGCTGAGTCAGCGCCATGAGGCGGATGTCGAGGCCGGACGGTTTCAGACTGACCTGCGCACCGCCGTTAGAGCCTACGGCACCGCCAATGACATTGACCTGCGTCTTGAGCGCCTGTCCTTGCGCAAGTTGACCCCCAAAATGCTGCCACTGGCCTGGCGAAACGAGGCCGGAGACTTTGCGGTGTTGGCCCGACTCTCCGAGACCCAGGCCTTGATCCAGTCTCCCTCGGCCGACACCCCGCAGGTGATCGAGCGCGAGCAACTGGCAGCGCAGTGGAGCGCGCAAGTGATCCGCGTGCGCCAGGGCGGACTGCGTTTCGATCTGTCCTGGTTTGTCCCTGAGTTATTGCGCCATCGGCGAGTGCTGGGCGAAGTGTTGCTGTGCTCTTTGCTGTTGCAAGTACTGGCGCTGGCCACACCGTTGTTTTTTCAGGCGGTGATGGACAAGGTTATGGTCCACCGGGCGCTGGCCACTCTGGATGTACTGGTGGTGACGCTGGTGGTCGTGGGCGTATTCGAAGTCCTGCTCAAGGGGCTGCGCGAATACTTGTCGGCGCATACCGCCAACCGCATCGACATTGGCCTCGGGGTCAAACTGTTCCGCCATCTGCTGGGCTTGCCGCTGCTGTATTTCAAGCAACGGCAGGTGGGCGCGATTATCACCCGGGTGCAGGAGCTGGACAGCATTCGCGAGTTCCTCACCGGCTCCTTGCTGACCCTGTGTGTCGACGTCGCGTTCACCCTGGTGTTCTTCGCGGTGATGGCGTGGATCTCCTGGCCGCTGACACTTTTGGTGCTGGCGACGTTGCCGGTGTATTTCCTGTTGGCTTGGGCCAGCAGCGGGCCGCTGGAAAAACGTATCGAACGGCAATTCCAGAGTGCTGCGCGCAACACAGCCTTTCTCAATGAAACCGTCAGCAGCAGCGAAACGATCAAGAGCCTCGCGGTAGAACCCCGGATGCAACGGCGCTGGGAGGCGCAGACCGCCGAGATGGTCGAGGCCGGGTTTGCCAGCCAATCGCTGGGCAGCGCGATCAGTCAGAGCGTGACGCTGCTGCAGAAGCTCACGGCCGTTGCCGTGATCTGTTGGGGGGCACACAAAGTGATCGGCCTGGAGCTGACGCTGGGCCAGTTGATCGCCTTCAACATGATGCTGTCCCACGTCAGTCAGCCGCTGGCCAAGCTGATTGATGTCTGGCAGCAATTCGTCCAGGTGCGGGTGTCGGTGGACAAGTTGGGGGACATGCTCAACCTGCCGGTGGAGCAAAGCCACGGCCAGCAACGCCCGGTCGCGGCGCTGCGCGGTGAAGTGCGTATCGAGCAATTGGCCTTCCGCTATCGCCCCGACCTCGATCTGGTGCTGCAGAATCTGGATCTGTACATCGCCCCCGGGCAGACCCTCGGCATCGTCGGGCCTTCCGGCTCGGGGAAAAGCACGCTCACGCGCTTGTTGCAGAAACTCTATGTGCCCGACGCAGGGCGCATCTTGATCGATGGTCAGCCGCTGCAAAAGCTGGAGCCGGGTTGGCTACGCAGCCAGATCGGCGTGGTGTTGCAGGAAAACTACCTGTTCAACCGCAGCGTGCGGCAAAACATCGCTCTGCGCCATCCGACCGCCAGCCTGGAAGACGTCATCGAGGCTGCGCGCCTGGCCGGCGCTCACGAATTCATCCTGCAATTACCCCTGGGTTACGACACGGTGCTGGCCGAGGCGGGCAGTTCGCTGTCCGGCGGCCAGCGTCAGCGCATGGCCATTGCCCGAGCGTTGATGGGCGATCCGCGACTCCTGATTTTCGATGAGGCCACCAGCGCCCTCGACGATGAATCCCAAGCCCTGATCCAAGACAATATGGCGCGGATCGCCGAGGGCCGCACGGTGATCATCATCGCGCACCGGCTGTCGGCGGTGCGTCACTGCCAACGCATCATTGCGCTGGAACAGGGGCAAATCAGCGAGTCCGGCAGCCACGTCGAACTCCTCGCCAACGGTGGTTGTTATGCACGGCTTTGGGCTTTGCAGCAGGCGCTGCTCAAGGAGGATGCATGA
- a CDS encoding LysR family transcriptional regulator: MLFENLALFLLIVEKGGLSAAGREVGLSPTSVSERLGALEKHYGATLLTRTTRSISLTDEGRLLVEGARRLLADAEDIESNIKLGTERISGLIRLSAPVDLGRNRLVPILDQFLEENPDVSLDLNLTDGYLDLAGQGIDFAIRYGALSDSTLRVRKLSEGRRVVCASPAYLSVHGTPQHPSELAQQQCILMRFGSNIHREWQFRANGRSFKVRVSGRRIANDGDQVRQWCLAGHGICIKSYIDVRDDLKAGRLIEVLEAYSLQGVDLQIVYPSSHALPRRVKLLMDEISLKLAT; this comes from the coding sequence ATGCTCTTCGAAAATCTGGCGCTGTTTTTGTTGATTGTCGAGAAAGGTGGCCTGTCGGCCGCAGGCCGTGAGGTAGGGCTTTCGCCGACATCAGTCTCGGAGCGACTCGGGGCTTTGGAGAAGCATTACGGGGCGACATTGCTCACCCGTACCACCCGGTCGATCAGCTTGACGGATGAAGGACGGCTTCTGGTGGAGGGTGCGCGTCGACTACTGGCGGACGCTGAAGACATCGAGAGCAATATCAAACTGGGCACAGAACGCATTTCCGGCCTGATACGGCTGAGTGCACCGGTTGACCTGGGGCGAAATCGTCTCGTGCCCATTCTGGATCAATTTCTCGAAGAAAATCCTGACGTCAGCCTTGACCTGAACTTGACTGACGGTTACCTCGATCTTGCTGGCCAGGGCATCGACTTTGCCATTCGTTATGGCGCGTTGTCCGACAGTACGCTGCGTGTGCGAAAGCTCAGCGAAGGACGGCGCGTTGTCTGTGCATCACCGGCCTATCTGAGTGTTCATGGCACGCCACAACACCCATCGGAGTTGGCGCAGCAGCAATGCATTCTGATGCGCTTTGGCAGCAACATTCATCGCGAATGGCAGTTCCGCGCCAATGGTCGTTCTTTCAAGGTCCGGGTGTCGGGCCGGCGCATCGCCAATGACGGCGATCAAGTGCGGCAGTGGTGTCTGGCCGGTCATGGTATCTGTATCAAGTCGTACATCGACGTGCGCGATGACTTGAAAGCGGGTCGACTGATCGAGGTGCTGGAGGCCTATTCACTGCAAGGGGTGGACTTGCAAATTGTCTACCCTTCCAGCCATGCACTGCCACGGCGGGTCAAATTGCTGATGGACGAAATCTCCTTGAAGCTGGCGACTTGA